The nucleotide sequence CCTCAAATTTAAGTACTTGCCCCGCAAAGTAAAAGGTATCTCCTGGCACTAACTGTTGCGCGAAATACTCTTCAACTTCGCCGATAACTTTACCTTGATTGCCCCGCCGAATGCGCTTTACTTTTAATCTTCCTGCTTCGACTATGGTACCTATATTTTGCCGGTGCCGCTGAATCACTCGCTTGTTCGCGGGCGAATAGGTGCCATCGTTATTTTTAGTCAGCCGTTGGTATCGTTCATAGGCATTTAAGGCGCTACCGCCATCAAGGGTGAATTGCCACAATTTGTTAAAGTCGTCTTTGTCCAACCCTTGATAGGGCGTAGCGTTTAGTATTTCTTTATACAGCGCTTCAGGTGTACTAGGGTAACTACACAAACAATTCAGTATGAACTGAGGGATAATATCCATCGCCCCGGGTTGGGGAGACTCACCATCTAGCTGCCCTTTTTTTATCGCGGTAATCGCCGCCTGGCACTCTAGCGCCTCAAACCTATTTGCTGGCACAAGAAGCGCATCACTCGGTTCATCCAATCTATGGTTGGCTCGGCCTATTCGCTGGAGTAAACGGCTTACCCCTTTAGGCGCGCCAACTTGAATGACTTTATCCACATCCCCCCAGTCGATCCCAAGCTCAAGTGCTGACGTACACACTACAGCTCGTAGTTCACCAGTAGCCATCAAGGATTCCGTTTTTCGCCTTTGCTCTTTACTCAAAGAGCCATGGTAAAGCGCAATGGGCAGCGCCTGTGTATTGGCTTCCCATAAATGTTGGAATAGCATCTCAGCTTGTGCTCGCGTATTGACAAACACTAAAGCAGTGCGTGCTTGAGCGATAGCGTGGTAAATATCGTCAATAGCATAGCGCGCCATAAATCCGCCAAACGGTATCCTAGCCTTGGATTTCACTATTTTTATCTTTGGCTTTTTACCCGCTTTCACTTTTATAACGTGAGCCGTATTTTCACTACCGGCCAACCAAGCACCTAACGTTTGGGGGTAAGCCACGGTGGCTGATAACCCTATCCGTTGAAGGTCGGGCGACAACGTATTTAGCCGCGCTAAGGCTAGCGATAAAAAGTCGCCCCGTTTGTTCGTATTTAAGCTGTGCGCTTCATCGATGATCACCCGCTTAAGCTTGCCAAATAAGGTGTCTGCGTCCGCATAACTTAGCATCAGCATAAGAGACTCTGGGGTAGTGAGCAAAATGTGCGGCGGCTTTCGTCGCTGCCTTTGCCGTTTATGAGAGGGGGTATCTCCGGTACGGGTTTCGGCAGTAATCGGCAATGCCATTTCTTCAATGGGCTGCAGCAAGTTTCTGTGAATATCTTGAGTCAGTGCTTTTAGCGGCGAGATATAAAGTGTATGTAGGCCCTTATGCTGATTTTCAGTTAGCTCGACTAAGCTAGGTAAAAATCCCGATAGGGTTTTCCCAGCGCCCGTAGGCGCTATTAGTAACGTCACCTTGTACTTATCTTTATTCACTAACATTTGCTTTTGATAAGGTCGCAAACGCCATGCCTTACTCGAAAACCAATGTGTAAAAACGTCAGGAATTGTTGGCCGCTTAGCTGTCATAAACGCTCGTTGGATGTCTTACATCAGAGTAAAATCTATACGTTGCTCATTCTCATAGGTTTATTTTGTTTTATATTCAACCAATTGCAACCTACCAACGTACCCATTTTCAACGTTGTTAAAACACCCTTAATGTAGGAGTCATGGTGCACCCGTCAAAGTGGATGAAGCCAGA is from Alteromonas australica and encodes:
- a CDS encoding ligase-associated DNA damage response DEXH box helicase → MTAKRPTIPDVFTHWFSSKAWRLRPYQKQMLVNKDKYKVTLLIAPTGAGKTLSGFLPSLVELTENQHKGLHTLYISPLKALTQDIHRNLLQPIEEMALPITAETRTGDTPSHKRQRQRRKPPHILLTTPESLMLMLSYADADTLFGKLKRVIIDEAHSLNTNKRGDFLSLALARLNTLSPDLQRIGLSATVAYPQTLGAWLAGSENTAHVIKVKAGKKPKIKIVKSKARIPFGGFMARYAIDDIYHAIAQARTALVFVNTRAQAEMLFQHLWEANTQALPIALYHGSLSKEQRRKTESLMATGELRAVVCTSALELGIDWGDVDKVIQVGAPKGVSRLLQRIGRANHRLDEPSDALLVPANRFEALECQAAITAIKKGQLDGESPQPGAMDIIPQFILNCLCSYPSTPEALYKEILNATPYQGLDKDDFNKLWQFTLDGGSALNAYERYQRLTKNNDGTYSPANKRVIQRHRQNIGTIVEAGRLKVKRIRRGNQGKVIGEVEEYFAQQLVPGDTFYFAGQVLKFEAIRDMQLHAKPAKAKEAKIPSYAGGQMPLSTFLADGVRDILANPSMWRNLPAQVKEWLGLQQAFSTLPSPGQLLVEQFPFRQTHYTLFYTFDGRKANQTLGMLITRRMEKMSIKPLSFSVTDYGLSISAVNRISEAQLTTLFQPDILGDELEDWMLQAPMLKRSFRQVAVVSGLTEQRYHAAQKTMKQVTFSTDLIYDTLREHDPDHILLTVARADAERELLDIKRLANLLIRYVGKTTLVNLEKVSPMAIPIVLDVRSEQIKGAGAHAMLEQANLYAEAESMLDEVRALLS